In the genome of Candidatus Pristimantibacillus lignocellulolyticus, the window TTCTGAGATGGCGTTCAAAATCGCAGGTTCAATGGCACTTAAAGCTGCCAAAGAAAAATGTATGCCGGTTATTCTTGAGCCAATCATGAAAGTTGAAGTTACAGTTCCTGAAGAATACTTCGGTGATGTAATGGGTATGATCAGCTCTCGTCGTGGACGTATTGAAGGATCAGATATGCGTTCAGGTGCACAGATTGTTCGTTCTAAAGTGCCTTTGTCTGAGATGTTTGGTTATTCTACAACTCTACGTTCTGGTACTCAAGGTCGTGGCGTATTCTCTATGGAGCTTTCTCACTATGAAGAAGTTCCTAAGTCAATCGCTGAAGCAATCATTGCAAAAAACAAAGGTGAATAATCTCACTTTTGAAAAGTTTGATTTTAGCCGAAATTAGATATAAAATATCTAATATCGGCTTACACATAAAAAAATTATTAGATATATTGAGGAGGATTAAGTTCAATGGCAAAAGCTAAATTTGACCGTTCTAAACCGCACGTAAATATCGGTACTATTGGTCACGTCGATCATGGTAAAACTACTCTTACAGCTGCAATCACTACTGTACTATCTAAAACATATGGTGGTGCTGCGATTGCGTTTGATCAAATCGATAAAGCTCCAGAAGAGCGCGAGCGTGGTATCACAATCTCTACTTCTCACGTAGAGTATGAAACACCAACTCGTCACTATGCACACGTTGACTGCCCAGGTCACGCCGATTATGTTAAAAACATGATCACTGGTGCTGCACAAATGGACGGAGCTATCCTAGTTGTATCTGCAACTGATGGTCCTATGCCACAAACTCGTGAGCACATCTTGCTTTCTCGTCAAGTAGGTGTTCCTTACATCGTAGTATTCTTGAACAAATGTGATATGGTTGAAGATGAAGAGCTTCTTGAACTTGTAGAAATGGAAGTTCGTGACCTTCTTAGCGAATACGATTTCCCTGGTGATGATACTCCAATCATCCGTGGTTCTGCTCGTGAAGCACTTCAAAACACTGATGGTCCTTGGGCTTCTAAAATCATTGAATTGTTCGAGCAAGTTGACACTTACATTCCAACTCCGGAACGTGATGTTAACAAACCATTCCTTATGCCTGTTGAGGATGTATTCACAATCACTGGTCGTGGTACTGTTGCTACTGGTCGTGTTGAGCGTGGAGAAATTAAAGTTGGTGATGAGATCGAAATTATCGGTCTTCAAGAAGAAACTCGTAAGTCTGTAGTAACAGGCGTAGAGATGTTCCGTAAATTGCTTGACTATGCTCAAGCAGGGGACAACGTTGGTGCACTACTTCGTGGTGTAGATCGTAAAGATATCGAGCGCGGTCAAGTATTGGCTAAACCAGGTTCTGTTAAGCCTCATACTAACTTCACAGCTCAAATCTACGTTCTTACTAAAGAAGAGGGTGGCCGTCATAAGCCATTCTTCACTGGTTACCGTCCACAGTTCTACTTCCGTACAACTGACGTAACTGGTATCATCAACCTTCCTGAAGGTTCTGAAATGGTTATGCCTGGTGACAACATCGAAGTAACAGTTGAATTGATCGCTCCAATCGCGGTAGAAGACGGTACTCGCTTCTCAATCCGTGAAGGTGGTCGTACAGTTGGTGCCGGTGCGGTTGCATCTATCCAAGCTTAATAAACTCGCAGCATAAGCTGCTTATAAAGAAGCCTCCATGAAAATGGAGGCTTCTTTTTTTGTGGATGTAGTAACCTTTTAATCTTTCAAGATTTAGTGCGATAATACTTTATCGTTTAGAAGTATTGACGTATTAAACTTGTCCCATTAAGATGATGAAAAGAATAGATATATATTTATTCTGAAATAAAAATACAATGGGGGTTCATTTCAATGAAAAAGAAATTATTGTTAGGTTTTGTTTTGGCAACTATCATGTTAGTAATTGCAGCATGCGGCAACAACGATACTAGTAATAGCAATACATCTGGTTCCACTAGTACAAACAATAGTTCTTCTAATACGAATAATACAGAAACAACAATCGATGGTGATGATAAGCAATATAAAGTTGCTATTTCTCAATTCGTAGAACACGCATCGCTTGACGCAGTACGTGACGGTATTATTGCTGCTTTAAAAGACGGTGGTATTGAGGAAGGAAAAAATTTAACTATTGATTATCAGAATACACAAGCTGATTTTAATAATTTAACCGCTGTATCGCAGAAAATTAAATCTGGTAAGCCGGATGTTGCTGTTGGAATAGCAACGCCAAATGCGATTTCTTTAGTTGACGAAATTACTGATATCCCTGTTGTATTTGCAGCAGTTACTGATCCAATCGATGCTAAGCTTGTTCCAACTCTAGAAGCATCAGGTGGTAATGTAACTGGTGCGTCCGATTCAAACCCAGATGCAATTGAGCCGTTAATGGATTTTATTGCAAAAGAGTTCCCTAACGTTAAAAAAGTAGGCATTGTTATTAATAAGAGTGAACCAAATGCTGTTGTAATGGCTGAAACAGCCAAAAATCGTTTGGCAACTCATAATATTGGTTGGGAAGAAGCGCCAATTGTTAACGGTTCTGATGTACAACAAGCTGCACAATCGCTAGTTGGTCGCGTAGATGCGATTTATATTACTCTTGATAACACAGTTGTTGAATCAGTAGATGCGATTATTGATGTTGCGTACGAGCATGATATTCCTTTCTTCTCTGCCGATCGCGATACTGTTGAGAAAGGCGCTTTTGCAACGCTTGGTTTCAGATATTATGATCATGGCTACGAAGTTGGTCAAATGCTGCTTGAAATTTTAAAAGATGGTAAAAAACCTGGTGATATGAATGTCCGTAAACCAGAACAGCTTGATTTCATTCTTAATATGAAAGCTGCCCAAGAGATGGGAATTACAGTTACGGATGCAATGAAAGATTATGTTAAAGATCCAGCACAAAACATTCTTGAATAGGATGTAAGAACTATTAAATAGAAAATATCGAATAAAACTATACTGGGGGATCAGACGCTGATTCCCCAGTATAGTTTGTAGAGACAGGAGGAGCATTATGGTAACATCTTTAATTGGTGCCGTGGAGAGTGGACTGCTGTATGCGTTAATGGCATTAGGAGTTTTTATTACTTTCCGTATACTTGATTTTCCCGACCTTACGGTTGACGGAAGCTTTACTACAGGTGCAGGCATCGCTACGGTAATGACACTAAATGGTGTACATCCTGTTCTATCGTTGCTGTGTGCATTTTGTGGTGGTGCACTTGCGGGTTTGATGACAGGTTTATTGCATACGAAAGGAAAAATAAATGGGCTATTATCAGGTATTATTATGATGATTGCACTATATTCTATTAACCTTCGTATTATGGGAAAACCAAATTTAACACTCCGTAATGAAGCTAATTTATTTGATGGAGCTCCGATGATTGTGAAAGGCGCACCAGCTTTATTGATCGGTTTAATATTAGCAGTTGCTGTAAAAATTATTTTAGACTTGTTTTTCAAAACGAACATTGGCTTAAGTCTTCGGGCAACAGGTGATAACAAACGTATGATTCAAAGCTTTGGTGCAAATACAGATATGACAACAATTCTGGGTGTATCCCTTTCTAATGCTTTGGTAGCTACATCAGGCGCATTGATAGCATTTTCCACTAAACAGGCGAATGCAAATATGGGAGTGGGTATGATTGTTATCGGACTTGCATCTGTTATTATAGGTGAGGCGATCTTCGGTAAGAGAACGATATTCCGCACGACATTAGCTGTATTATTTGGAGCTATTATTTATCGTATAATCTATGCTCTAGCGCTACGAGTGCCCGGTATGGATGCGCAAGATATGAAGCTAATTACAGCGATTATTATTATATGTGCACTCGTTATTCCGACAGTGAAGACAGCAGTGACAGAAAAACAAATCTCGCGCAAACGAGCCCGAGAGGTAATGATTAGCTTAGAAACTAATTCTGCAAGTAAGGAGGGAGTTAATGCTAAATATTAATGATGTTTCCAAGTTATTCAATCCTGGAACTGTAGATGAAAAAGTAGCCTTACTTAAAGCGGACCTTCATCTTAAAGCTGGTGACTTCATTACAATTATTGGAAGTAATGGTGCGGGTAAATCAACATTAATGAATATTATTTCGGGAGTTTTGAAACCTGATATCGGAACAATACAAATTGATGGTAATGATGTTAGTCACTTACCAGAGCATACTCGTAGTAAATGGATAGGTAGAGTGTTCCAAGATCCGATGGCGGGTACTGCGCCGAGGATGACTATTGAAGAGAATTTAGCAATTGCATATAAGCGTGGTCAAAAAAGAAAATTAACTTTTGGTGTAACACATAAAACTAAAACGATTTTCAAAGAAGAGCTATCTCGCCTTGGCATAGGACTGGAGAATCGTATGTCAGCTCAGGTTGGTATGCTGTCGGGCGGGGAGAGACAAGCATTAAGTTTGTTGATGGCGACATTTACAAGACCGCAAATATTATTGTTGGATGAGCATACTGCTGCACTAGACCCTGCTCGAGCTGAACTTGTAACGGATTTGACAGAAAAGATTGTAAGAGAACTAAACTTGACTACTTTAATGGTTACTCATAATATGGAACAAGCGATTCGTCTGGGTAATCGCTTGATTATGATGGATAAGGGGCAAATTATATTACAAGTTGATCCGGAGCGTAAAGAGGATTTAACGGTTGCAGGTTTGCTTAAAGAGTTTGAACAAATAAGCGGTAAAGCTATGGCTGATGATCGCGTAGTTCTTGGTTAACGCTTTGTTTGAAATGCATCACTATATATAATAGAAGAAACAAAAACAAAAACAGCGATTTTCAGAGATGAAAACTCGTTGTTTTTATTTGGAACATGACAAGTGCAGTGTAAACTTATATAATAGTACAAGTGCTCAGGTTAATGGATGACTCGAAACGCTCGCTTGTACTCATTAAGCTATTCTATGGAACAACTATTAGTGATGATAAGCGTACGCTTTGATCTATTAATTAGAGAATAAAACGTCGAAAAAAACAATTATTGTACAAGGTATAAAATTAGTTGCAATCATATGCCTACTCGTGTATAATATTGACTGTTGGTCTGACGTTGCGTTGATGTGAGAGGTTGCCGACACACCCGGCCCCTTTGCCATGGGGCATGTGTAGGGTTTTCTTACGGAGTATGTCCGATTAAAAAATTGGGCGATAGAAGGAGGGACTTAAAATGGCAAAGCAAAAGATTCGTATTCGTTTGAAAGCATACGATCATAGAATTCTTGACCAGTCCGCAGAGAAAATTGTTGAAACTGCAAAACGTTCCGGTGCAGGTGTATCCGGTCCGATTCCGTTACCAACGGAAAAAACAATCATCACTGTTCTACGTGCTGTGCATAAGTACAAGGATTCTCGCGAGCAATTCGAGCAACGCACTCATAAGCGTTTAATCGATATCGTGAATCCTACGCCGCAGACTGTTGATGCATTGATGCGTCTGGATCTACCATCCGGTGTAGATATCGAAATCAAACTGTAAGAAGAATTAATGCGAGTATAGAGAGGAATGAGGTGTCAACATGAAAGGTATCTTAGGTAAAAAACTTGGTATGACTCAAGTATTTACTCCTGAAGGTAACGTAATTCCAGTAACAGTAATTGAAGCTGGTCCTTGCGTAGTCTTACAGAAGAAAGACTTGGAAAACGATGGCTATGAAGCTGTTCAACTTGGTTTTGCTGACAAAAAAGAAAGCAGATCCAATAAACCAGAAGCTGGTCACGCTAAAAAAGCTAACACAACTCCTAAGCGCTACGTTCGCGAAATTCGTGGAATTAATCTTGGTGAGTATGAAGTTGGCCAAATCGTGTCAGCTGACTTGTTCGCACAAGGCGAATTTGTTGACGTAACAGGTATTTCTAAAGGTAAAGGATTCGCGGGTGTAATCAAACGTTGGGGTCAAAGTACTGGTCCAATGTCACATGGTTCTCGTTATCACCGTGGTCCAGGTTCAATGGGTTCTATCCAAGCGAACCGCGTACCGAAAGGTAAACGCCTACCAGGACATATGGGTACAGAAACAGTTACTATTCAAAAATTAGAAGTTATTCGTGTAGACGCTGAGCGTAACGTTCTTCTAATTAAAGGTTCTATCCCAGGTCCTAAAAACGGATTTGTAAATATTAAACAAACGGTTAAGAACTAATTGTTGTTGAAGAAAGGAGGAACAAGAAATGCCTAAAGTAACAGTATTCAATGTGAGTGGTGCACAAGTTGGCGAACTAGAACTAGCTGATAGCGTGTTCGGTATCCAACCGCATGTTCATGTTATGCATAGTGCTGTCCTTCTGCAACAAGCTGCAGAACGTCAAGGAACGCACAAAACTAAAGGACGCTCCGAAGTACGCGGCGGTGGACGTAAACCTTGGAAACAAAAAGGTACAGGTCGTGCTCGTCAAGGTAGTATCCGCTCTCCACAATGGGTTGGTGGTGGTGTTGTATTCGGCCCTACACCTCGCTCATACGGCTTCAAACTTCCTAAAAAAGTTCGTCGCCTTGCGATCAAATCTGCACTTTCTTCTAAAGTAGTTGCAGAAAACATCATCGTTTTGGATCAACTTGCATTCGCAACTCCAAAAACGAAAGAGTTCGCAAACATTCTTAACAACCTTAAAGTAGAACGTAAAGCTTTGGTTGTAACTGCTAACTACGAGGATAACGTAGCATTGTCTGCTCGTAACATCCCTGGAGTTAAATTCGTCGCTGCTGATGGCATCAATGTTCGTGATGTTCTTGTCTATGACAAGTTGATCATCACTAAAGAAGCGGTAGAGAAAGTACAGGAGGTGCTTGCATAATGAAGAATCCTCGCGATATCATTAAGCGCCCGGTTATTACGGAACGTACGAGCGATTACATGGCTGTAAAACGTTATGTTTTTGAAGTTGACTTACGCGCTAATAAAACCGAAATTAAACTTGCTATTGAGCAAATTTTCAACGTTAAAGTAACTAGTGTTAACACTATGCGCGTTGCGGGTAAACCGAAACGTTATGGTAAATACAGTGGCTACAGACCGAATTGGAAAAAAGCTATTGTTCAATTAAGTCAAGATAGCAAAGAACTAGAATTCTTTGAAACGTCAGTTTAGAAAAGGAGGGAACACAAGTGCCAATCAAAAAGTACAAACCGACCTCTCCTGCTCGTCGTAACATGTCAGTTTCTACATTCGAAGAAATTACGACAAGTACTCCGGAGAAATCATTGCTTGCGCCGCTTTTCAAAAAAGCTGGTCGTAACAATCAAGGTAAAATTACAGTTCGTCACCACGGTGGTGGACATAAACGTAAATACCGTATCATTGACTTTAAACGTAATAAAGACGGCATCATTGGTAATGTTGCAACAATCGAGTACGATCCAAACCGTACATCTAACATTGCGCTAATCCATTATGTTGATGGAGCGAAAGCTTACATTATCGCACCTAAAGGTCTTAAAGTTGGTGACCAAGTTCAATCTGGTATCGGTTCTGATATCAAAATCGGTAACGCTCTTCCACTTGCTAACATTCCAGTTGGTACAGTTATCCACAACATTGAGTTGAAACCTGGTAAAGGCGGACAATTAGTTCGTGCTGCTGGTACAGAAGCTCAATTGCTTGGTAAAGAAGAAAATTATGTAACAGTTCGTCTTAACTCTGGCGAAGTTCGTCGCATTCTTAACACTTGCCGTGCTACTATCGGTGGTGTAGGTAATGGTGACCATGAGCTTATCAAAATTGGTAAAGCTGGTCGTAATCGTTGGCTGGGCAAACGTCCTCAAGTCCGCGGGGTAGTAATGAACCCTAATGATCACCCTCACGGTGGTGGTGAAGGTCGTGCTCCTATCGGTCGTAAATCTCCATTGTCTCCATGGGGTAAACCGACACTTGGTTACAAAACACGCAAGAAGAAAAAAGCATCAAGTCAATATATCGTTCGTGGTCGCACGAAGTAATAATAGCTTGATACAAACAGCATAACTTCAGTTGTGCAAGAGCTCTTACGTGAAGGGAGGAACTCACATGGGTCGCAGTTTGAAAAAAGGTCCATTTATTGATGGACACCTTTTGAAAAAAGTTGAAGTTTTGAATGAAGCGGAGAAAAAGACTGTAGTTAAAACTTGGTCTCGTCGCTCTACAATTTTCCCACAATTCATCGGACACACTTTTGCGGTATATGATGGTAAGAAACACGTACCAGTTTATGTGACGGAAGATATGGTTGGTCACAAACTAGGCGAATTCGCACCAACACGTACGTATAAAGGTCATGCGTCTGATGACAAAAAAACGGGCAGACGTTAATTTGCCCTTGATCACTTTCTAATGAATGAGAGGAGGTTCCCACATGGCAGAAGCTAAAGCACATGCACGATTTGTACGTATTGCTCCTCGTAAGGCTCAATTAGTTG includes:
- the rplB gene encoding 50S ribosomal protein L2 — its product is MPIKKYKPTSPARRNMSVSTFEEITTSTPEKSLLAPLFKKAGRNNQGKITVRHHGGGHKRKYRIIDFKRNKDGIIGNVATIEYDPNRTSNIALIHYVDGAKAYIIAPKGLKVGDQVQSGIGSDIKIGNALPLANIPVGTVIHNIELKPGKGGQLVRAAGTEAQLLGKEENYVTVRLNSGEVRRILNTCRATIGGVGNGDHELIKIGKAGRNRWLGKRPQVRGVVMNPNDHPHGGGEGRAPIGRKSPLSPWGKPTLGYKTRKKKKASSQYIVRGRTK
- the rplW gene encoding 50S ribosomal protein L23: MKNPRDIIKRPVITERTSDYMAVKRYVFEVDLRANKTEIKLAIEQIFNVKVTSVNTMRVAGKPKRYGKYSGYRPNWKKAIVQLSQDSKELEFFETSV
- the rplC gene encoding 50S ribosomal protein L3; this translates as MKGILGKKLGMTQVFTPEGNVIPVTVIEAGPCVVLQKKDLENDGYEAVQLGFADKKESRSNKPEAGHAKKANTTPKRYVREIRGINLGEYEVGQIVSADLFAQGEFVDVTGISKGKGFAGVIKRWGQSTGPMSHGSRYHRGPGSMGSIQANRVPKGKRLPGHMGTETVTIQKLEVIRVDAERNVLLIKGSIPGPKNGFVNIKQTVKN
- a CDS encoding ABC transporter ATP-binding protein codes for the protein MLNINDVSKLFNPGTVDEKVALLKADLHLKAGDFITIIGSNGAGKSTLMNIISGVLKPDIGTIQIDGNDVSHLPEHTRSKWIGRVFQDPMAGTAPRMTIEENLAIAYKRGQKRKLTFGVTHKTKTIFKEELSRLGIGLENRMSAQVGMLSGGERQALSLLMATFTRPQILLLDEHTAALDPARAELVTDLTEKIVRELNLTTLMVTHNMEQAIRLGNRLIMMDKGQIILQVDPERKEDLTVAGLLKEFEQISGKAMADDRVVLG
- the rpsJ gene encoding 30S ribosomal protein S10 codes for the protein MAKQKIRIRLKAYDHRILDQSAEKIVETAKRSGAGVSGPIPLPTEKTIITVLRAVHKYKDSREQFEQRTHKRLIDIVNPTPQTVDALMRLDLPSGVDIEIKL
- the rpsS gene encoding 30S ribosomal protein S19; the encoded protein is MGRSLKKGPFIDGHLLKKVEVLNEAEKKTVVKTWSRRSTIFPQFIGHTFAVYDGKKHVPVYVTEDMVGHKLGEFAPTRTYKGHASDDKKTGRR
- a CDS encoding ABC transporter substrate-binding protein — encoded protein: MKKKLLLGFVLATIMLVIAACGNNDTSNSNTSGSTSTNNSSSNTNNTETTIDGDDKQYKVAISQFVEHASLDAVRDGIIAALKDGGIEEGKNLTIDYQNTQADFNNLTAVSQKIKSGKPDVAVGIATPNAISLVDEITDIPVVFAAVTDPIDAKLVPTLEASGGNVTGASDSNPDAIEPLMDFIAKEFPNVKKVGIVINKSEPNAVVMAETAKNRLATHNIGWEEAPIVNGSDVQQAAQSLVGRVDAIYITLDNTVVESVDAIIDVAYEHDIPFFSADRDTVEKGAFATLGFRYYDHGYEVGQMLLEILKDGKKPGDMNVRKPEQLDFILNMKAAQEMGITVTDAMKDYVKDPAQNILE
- the rplD gene encoding 50S ribosomal protein L4; amino-acid sequence: MPKVTVFNVSGAQVGELELADSVFGIQPHVHVMHSAVLLQQAAERQGTHKTKGRSEVRGGGRKPWKQKGTGRARQGSIRSPQWVGGGVVFGPTPRSYGFKLPKKVRRLAIKSALSSKVVAENIIVLDQLAFATPKTKEFANILNNLKVERKALVVTANYEDNVALSARNIPGVKFVAADGINVRDVLVYDKLIITKEAVEKVQEVLA
- a CDS encoding ABC transporter permease; its protein translation is MVTSLIGAVESGLLYALMALGVFITFRILDFPDLTVDGSFTTGAGIATVMTLNGVHPVLSLLCAFCGGALAGLMTGLLHTKGKINGLLSGIIMMIALYSINLRIMGKPNLTLRNEANLFDGAPMIVKGAPALLIGLILAVAVKIILDLFFKTNIGLSLRATGDNKRMIQSFGANTDMTTILGVSLSNALVATSGALIAFSTKQANANMGVGMIVIGLASVIIGEAIFGKRTIFRTTLAVLFGAIIYRIIYALALRVPGMDAQDMKLITAIIIICALVIPTVKTAVTEKQISRKRAREVMISLETNSASKEGVNAKY
- the tuf gene encoding elongation factor Tu, whose translation is MAKAKFDRSKPHVNIGTIGHVDHGKTTLTAAITTVLSKTYGGAAIAFDQIDKAPEERERGITISTSHVEYETPTRHYAHVDCPGHADYVKNMITGAAQMDGAILVVSATDGPMPQTREHILLSRQVGVPYIVVFLNKCDMVEDEELLELVEMEVRDLLSEYDFPGDDTPIIRGSAREALQNTDGPWASKIIELFEQVDTYIPTPERDVNKPFLMPVEDVFTITGRGTVATGRVERGEIKVGDEIEIIGLQEETRKSVVTGVEMFRKLLDYAQAGDNVGALLRGVDRKDIERGQVLAKPGSVKPHTNFTAQIYVLTKEEGGRHKPFFTGYRPQFYFRTTDVTGIINLPEGSEMVMPGDNIEVTVELIAPIAVEDGTRFSIREGGRTVGAGAVASIQA